The nucleotide window CTAAACGGGGCTGATCATCCGAAAGTGTGATAGACATCACACTTGCCTCGTTTACGTCTCGGCTGGGCAGGCTTCGACGTCAGCAAATCACTCACCATTTTGCCATGTTGGCGCTCCTGCGCCAGTGCTTTGGTCATGACTGGGACCAGAAACTTTCCTAGAAGTGCCCAGTACATGTCCTACCCGGCCGCTTTTGCTGGGCCTACATCCGAAAACGTCCGGCGCCGACAGCCGTTGTCGGCCTGCCGGCCAGTTCAAACGGCCAGGTGGCTCAGCTTGCGCAATTGCAGGCTCGCCACGATCTGCAGGATGCCGTAGATGAGGGCCGCGGCTCCGATCCAGATCGCCAGGGTCAGCAGGCCGGCCGCCGGGTACCCCACGAAGAGCACGCCCAGGACAATCGCCAGGACGCCACTGAGGGCAATCATCCACTCACCCTTGATGTGCTTGCGGATGCGAATGGCCAGCAGGATGCGATAAATCCCCGCGACGACCAGCCACGCCCCCAGGAAGACGAGCAGCACGCTCGCCACCACCGCCGGGTGGAAGATGCCCAGAAGACCAAAGATGATCGATGCCACCGCGTAGACGAACAGCAGCGCCTTGGAAATGCGCACGTCGCGGTTGAACAGCGCAAGGATGCTGGTGATGCCTTCGGCCAGGGCCATGATGCCGAATGCCCAGGTCAGCGCGATTACCGTCGTGCCAGGCCAGACGAGCGCGCTCAGGCCAAACAGGACCGAGATCACCCCGTACAGCATCAGCACCCACCAGCTACGGGCCAGGCTCTCTCCAAACATGGAATGCATCACTCCCCCTTAAGCGTGCCCGGGTCCCTGGAACGAGGCGATCCTCCTTCCGCGACAACGCGCCGTCCGCGTGGCAGACGGCCATGGCGGTACTTTCAGGACGGCGGGGTCGAAAGCTCGTGAAGGCAGGATGCTGCGCGCGAGCGCAGGGTATTGCGCGAATCAGACGCGCCGCTGCGACCACATGCCGCGGTCGGCAAATCCATGCTCGGGCGTTCCGAACGCGCCGTGCGGCACGAACACGCCCACCAGTCGCGGATCGGGCTCGGTTCCGTAGAGGCGCAGCCGCGCGAAGGCGATGGCGACCTGGTCGCCTTCATGGAGGGACAGCCGCGCTACGTCACCCGCATGCCATTCGGCATCCAGGGTGATGCCGGACGCCCCGTCGATCGCGAGGGCGGCATGAACGGTCGCACCGCGGGACAGCAGGCTTTCGATGCGGGCCGGCACCCCCCATGGCACGCGAGGGGCAAGCCGCACATCCTCCGGCCGCACCCAGGCCTCGACCTCCCTGCCCGGCTCCCAGCCTTCGGTGTCGCCGGCGAGGCGGTGACCGGATACCAGCAAGGCGCCTGGCACCACAATCGCCGGAAGCCGGGTGCCTCGCCCGACAAAACCATGGACGAAGGGACTGGCGGGCACATCGTAAATGGCGTCGGGTCGACCGACCTGCGCGACCCGGCCCTCGTGCATCACGACAACGCGGTCGGCCATCTGGAGCGCCTCTTCCTGATCGTGCGTCACCATGAGGGTGGTCAGCCCGAGGGACCGCTGCAGATCGCGCAACCAGCCACGCAGGCTCACGCGCACCTGCTGATCAAGCGCACCAAAGGGCTCGTCCAGCAAAAGCATCGCGGGCTCGACCGCCAGTGCGCGAGCGAGGGCGACACGCTGGCGCTGGCCACCCGAAAGCTGCGAGGGGTAACGCGCCGCGTATTCCGCCAGTTGCATCCGCTCGAGCAGGGCCAGCACGCGCTGCCGTATCGCCTGACGTCCAGGTCGGAGCGCGCGACGACGCACGCGCAAACCGAATGCCACGTTCTCGAACACGGTCATGTGCGCGAACAAGGCATAGTGCTGGAACACCAGGCCCACGCCTCGCCGGCTGGCGTCATGCGCAAGCAGGTCTTCACCGTCGCGCAGGACGCTACCTTGATCGGGCGCATCGAGCCCGGCCAGGATGCGCAGCAAGGTGCTCTTGCCTGAGCCCGATGGCCCCAGGAGCGCCACCAGCTCCCCGGGCGCCACGTCGAGCGACACGCGATCGAGGGCGACGAATGCGCCGAAGCGGCGCGTCAGCTGGCGTATCTCGAGTGTCATGGCATGCGCTCCCCCGCGATGCGCGCGTTCGCCGCCAGCTCACCACCGTGGCGCCATTCAAGGGTGCGCTTCACCACCAGAGTCACCAGGGTCAGCAAAGCCAACAACGATGCCAGGGCGAACGCCGAAGTGGTCGCGCTGACGCTCCCGCCGTTGTAAACCTGCTCCACCTGCAGCGGCAACGTACTGGTCACGCCGGGCAAGTGCCCCGAGACCACCGACACCGCACCGAACTCGCCCATGGCGCGCGCGTTGCACAACAGCACGCCATACAGCAGCGCCCAGCGCACGCGCGGCAGGCTGACCCGCCAGAAGATCTGCCAACCCGATGCGCCCAGGGTTCGCGCGGCCAGCTCCTCCTCGCCACCGTGCGCCTGCATGACAGGAATCAGCTCGCGTGCCACGAAGGGAA belongs to Dyella terrae and includes:
- a CDS encoding HdeD family acid-resistance protein codes for the protein MFGESLARSWWVLMLYGVISVLFGLSALVWPGTTVIALTWAFGIMALAEGITSILALFNRDVRISKALLFVYAVASIIFGLLGIFHPAVVASVLLVFLGAWLVVAGIYRILLAIRIRKHIKGEWMIALSGVLAIVLGVLFVGYPAAGLLTLAIWIGAAALIYGILQIVASLQLRKLSHLAV